ttgacgcaccaatcttggaagcttactcttactgtgagactcccaaagagttgtggaacactcttcagaaggtgtatggcaacatatcTAATGAACCCCTAGGATGTTTCTCTGGatggatatggatagatccttgcttAAACGAGTCAAGGACTCAAGCTTATCAAGgtggtggatcgaatggtgacacaagaggctaTGGGAAGGcttcttgatactcctagacaatAGATCGGATATTACACACCTCTCTAAGGTCCTTGggcgttggatattacacaccaacagactggatactacacaccagacACTCTCTCACGACAAGGCAAGGGAGAAGAAAACTCAaaggtttttagataaaagaagaCTTGATCCCCACTAGGGTTGCGACACACACATATTTATAGTGAGAGACTTGGAACAGGCTCCAATCAACTCAAACtaaaaggaacaggctcctttaGTTAATGTAGAAATAAAGAAACAACATAGATATAGTTTTCGaaataaaagacataaatacttagagaaataaaacataacataaggtTCTTCATGTGGTTGGTCCGAGAGCATCATCTAGGAGTTTTGAGCAGCAAGactatggcctcgttaaaaacctatctttgcaaaacccattgggacaaaaacaaagatagggaaaaagagcacacatagcttgctagcctagacaatgctcagcttgatggtgagatagcttggatggtaACAAGTGcatcttgaagtatcaagcttccttcaagactttcttcatGCATCAAACACTTCTTGATTAatcctccaatagcttccttgagttTCTTAGCTTTGGATCGAGTTATGGGGCCATTGGAAATGACTAAGGCATCATCTTCTTTAGCTAGCTGGAACTCTTCATCTTGATCAGCatgctggtccatgatcatatcatcccctccttcttgaaaaggatttgtcctcaaatcgaactcatctgcaataaaagggattaagtcagaaacattaaaactaTTGCTTACATCGTACTTCCCTTTGAGGTcaagcttgtaggcattgttgctgatcttctttATGATCTCAAACGGTCCATCAATCCTCGGCAttagcttggacttcctctcATTTGGAAATCTCTCCttccttaggtgaacccaaacctgatcacctacttcaaagatcatctcacgccTTCCTTTGTTGGCATGCTTAACATACTgcttggttttctcttcaatatTAAGCCTAGCTTGCTCGTGGAGTTGTTTTACCATCTCTGCCTTCCTTTTGCCATCAAAACTGatcctttcacactcaggtaaaggtattagatccaaaggagaggtgggattaaacccataaacaatttcaaaaggtgaaaacttagaagcagatgATTAAACCCACTTAACAGCATGAttgtatgcaaattcacaatgtgGCAAATGATCTTCCCAAGActtcagattctttttaatgaatgcacgcaagagagtacCTAAagttctattaactacttcagtttgtccatcagtttgcggatgacaagtagtagagaacaacaGTTTCGTACCTAGTTTAGACCAtagagttttccaaaaataactaagaaacttagtatctctatcagaaacaatagtcctaggcatgccatgaatgcgcacaatctctttaaagaacaggttagcaacatgcaatgcatcatcagttttgtgacatgctatgaaatgagccatttttgagaatctatcaacaacaacaaagatagaatcctttCCAGTTCTAGTTCTAGGCAATCCCACAATGAAatccatagatatatcattccaaggatgataaggaatagggagaggagtatacaaaccatgTGACTGAACCTTAGACTTAGCTTGTTTACAAGTTGCACACCTCTCACAAATTCTCTCCACATCTCTTTTCATCcgaggccaaaagaagtgatcctgcaaggTTTTAAGAGTCTTTGTAACACCAAAGTGACCCATAAGGCTTCCTCCATGAGATTCCCTGACAAAtaactctctcaaagaacagttaggcacacacaaacgattatcataAAAGAGAAATCCATTATGCCTAAAGTAATGCCCAGCAGCAACCTTTTCACAAGAGTTATAAGCATCTTTAAAATCAGGATCAGTCTCATACATACCTTTAATCTGCTCAAAACCTAATAGTttagcatcaagagtgtttaagagagcataccttcttgatagtgcatcagcaactatattctccttaccttgtttgtatttgatcacataagggaaggtttcaatgaattctacccatctggcgtgccTCTTACTGAGTTTGTTCTGGCCTTTAAggtacttgagagactcatgatcagtgtggattaCGAACTCTTTAGGccatagataatgctgccaaCTCTGCAAggccctcaccaaagcatagagttccttatcataagttgcatagttgagaatggctcctccaagcttttcactaaagtATGCAATAGGTCTTTTCTCCTGCATAAgaacagcaccaataccaattcctgaggcatcacattcaatctcaaaagttttattaaagtcaggaagtataagaagaggggcattagtaagcttctctttaaggcATTGGAATGCAGCTTCTTGTGTGTCTCCCCACTTGAAACCTATGTCTTTCTTGATAACCTCAGTCAAGGGAGCTGCTATAGTACTGAAATCCCTCACAAAACGcctatagaagccagcaagtCCATGGAAGCTCCTCACTTCACTCACTGTCTTGGGGATGGGCCATTCTCGTATAGCTTTCACCTTCTCTGGATCCACTTtcactccatctgcactcacaataaagcctaggaagaccaagttatccgtacagaaagtgcatttcttaaggttagcaaaaagtttctcttttctcaaaacatcaaggaCAGCCTTAAGATGatctatatgctcttctaaactCTGACTAtaaactaggatatcatcaaagtaaaccacaACAAACAACCCTATAAAAGACCTAAGAACATGGTTCATTaatctcatgaaagtactaggagcattggttaatccaaagggcataactaaCCACTCGTACAACCCATGCttagttttaaaagcagttttccactcatctccctctttcatcctaatttgatgatatccactcttaagatctatcttagaaaagatgctagaaccatgcaattcatcaagcatatcatctaatctaggaatagggtggcgatacttcactgttatgttgttgattgctctacaatcaacacacatgcgccagcttccatctttcttaggtacCAAGAGCACtggaacagcacaaggactcatgctctcacggATGTGGCCTTTCTCCATCAGTTCTTCAACCTGCCTTTGTAGCTCCTTGGTCTCAACCGGGTTGGTTCTGTAGGCTGGTCTATTGGGAAGAGTAGAACCTGGtacaaagtctatctgatgctcaatccctcGTATAGGTGGTAAACCGGTGGGACTATCCTCTGGAAACACATCTTGATAATCCTGTAAAAGAGTTGACATCTCACTCGGATACACCGGTGTGCAATCAGTTAGACTAACAAGagattcttttaaaacaaataagaggACTGATTGATTAGAGTAGAGAGATCTTTTGATGtcaccagttttggcatagaagttgtgcTGCTTGCTCGGTTCTGGTTTAAgatctatctctttctttttctgaagctgtAGCTGATCTTGATGCACTTCTTTAGGAGTTAGAGGTACCAGTGTAGTCTTCTTGCCGTTGAACTCAAAGGTATGCTTGTTAGTAAAGCCATTGTGTGTAACTCTTCTATCAAACTGCCATGGTCTCCCAAGCAAGATATGACTGGCTTCCATTGGTATCACATCGCATAGGATCTCATCTTCATACCTTCCTATGGATAAAGGAATTGACACTTGTGTGGATACCTTCATTTCTCCTTCTTCATTGAGCCATTGTAGTCGGTATGGTCTAGGATGTTTTTGAGTCTTCAAGCTAAGCTTCTTCACCATTGTTTCACTAGCAACATTAACGCAGCTTCCACCATCAATTATCAGACTACAAACCTTTCCTTGTACCATACAACGAGTGTAGAACAGGTTTTCTCTTTGCTCTAGCTCTTCGGGTTTGTTTTGCAAGCTGAGAGTCCTCCTTGCAACCAAAAGCCTACCATGAACTGGCTTCTCTTCATACTCTGCTTCTGAAGATTCTTGCTCAGTCTCAGGTCTTTCATCTTCAGATTCATACTCGCCATTCTCCAAGAGAACCATAACTCTCTTGTTGGTACACTCATTAGCATAGTGCCCACGCCCTTGACATTTAAagcacttcacatctcttgcaCGCGAGCTGGTAGCCTCTGCTTTGCCTTTATCCTTGCTGTAGATACTACTAGGCTTAGACTCTTCCTTTGGCTGTGGCTTGTCCTCTTTCTGATAGCTTGGTTTGTCCTCCTTAGAAGTCTGGTATCTACTGGAACTATAGCTGCCACGCGCATGGCTCCTTCTCTTAACTTGTTGCTCTACCAAGATAGCTTTGTGTAGCATCTCCTCTATCTCCAGGTAGTGCTGCATCTCTACCctgtcttgtatctcacggttgagTCCACCAAGAAACCGTGCCATGGTAGCTTCACTATCTTCGGAAACCTTAGCTCTCAACATAAGCAACtccatctcttgatagtattccTCCACCGACTTGGAACCTTGGGTAAGAAGCCTCAGCTTTTGGTGAAGATCACGGTGATAGTGGCTGGGAACAAACCTCCTACGCATCAAAGACTTCATCTCAGCCCATGTCTCAATAGGAAACTCGCCATTGCGCCTTTTGTTTGTAACCaactgatcccaccaactcaatgcatagtcattgaaCTCAGTAGCAGCAACTTGAACCTTTTTAATCTCAGAGTAGTGTTGGCAATTGAAGACAAgctctatcttcttttcccactcaAGATATGCATCCGGATCAGccttgccatggaaaggagggattTTAAGCTTCAATCCTGATAGCTCATTGCGCCTATGCCTTCTGCCCTCATGATCATGTCGTGATCTCCTACTGCTGTGTCTTGATCCAGAGCTATAGCTACTTCTCTCATAGAAGTTATCAGTTTCTTCTGATCCAGCATGCTCACGACGACCATGCCTATTGATCCTTGGCTCACGTCTCTGCTCAGCATTCTGATCTTGTCTATCAGATAGCCTTTGATCGAGTTTATCCTCCAACAACTTCTCCATGGCTGCAAGGATATCTTTGGTGATTGCTTCTTGTAAAAGCTTGTTTCTCCTCATAAGAGTTGCCTCATCATCCTCGGATCCCATTGCTCCCTGATTCACAAAAAGTTTGAACAAGTAAGTAGttcaaagaaaatcaaaacacaaaggattcaaataaggaaacaagaaaatttaaaaaaacaaagcgGCAAAAGATACTTGAACAATACGCAAAGATTTGAATTCCTTATCAGTTTCGAAATGCAACAATCACAGATCAGATTCTACAGACGACGAAACGAGATGAACAGATAAGGATCTATTACTTCTAACAACAGATCGAGACTCACAAACACAATAGAACTTTTCGGAATTTTGAAACTCGAAACACGATCGATGAGAAGTTGAAAAGTTCTTAATGAAAACTTGATCGAATTTCTCAGATCTATCAATGGTGATCACGAAAACAATAGATCTATCAGTTAAAGTGATGAAAAGAAACAGATCTAGAGAACAACAACACAAGAACACAGATCTATCAATGATATGAATGGTGATGAACAGATCGGATGAAAAATGATAAGAGAAATCGAAACTCCCCttccagagtgctctgataccacttaatgaaccCCTAGGATGTTTCTCTGGatggatatggatagatccttgcttAAACGAGTCAAGGACTCAAGCTTATCAAGgtggtggatcgaatggtgacacaagaggctaTGGGAAGGcttcttgatactcctagacaatAGATCGGATATTACACACCTCTCTAAGGTCCTTGggcgttggatattacacaccaacagactggatactacacaccagacACTCTCTCACGACAAGGCAAGGGAGAAGAAAACTCAaaggtttttagataaaagaagaCTTGATCCCCACTAGGGTTGCGACACACACATATTTATAGTGAGAGACTTGGAACAGGCTCCAATCAACTCAAACtaaaaggaacaggctcctttaGTTAATGTAGAAATAAAGAAACAACATAGATATAGTTTTCGaaataaaagacataaatacttagagaaataaaacataacataaggtTCTTCATGTGGTTGGTCCGAGAGCATCATCTAGGAGTTTTGAGCAGCAAGactatggcctcgttaaaaacctatctttgcaaaacccattgggacaaaaacaaagatagggaaaaagagcacacatagcttgctagcctagacaatgctcagcttgatggtgagatagcttggatggtaACAAGTGcatcttgaagtatcaagcttccttcaagactttcttcatGCATCAAACACTTCTTGATTAatcctccaatagcttccttgagttTCTTAGCTTTGGATCGAGTTATGGGGCCATTGGAAATGACTAAGGCATCATCTTCTTTAGCTAGCTGGAACTCTTCATCTTGATCAGCatgctggtccatgatcatatcaatatcaaacttgagtagagtgtttgaggtcaagagggccattagctcactccaccaagaagacatggatttcaaccagcatttcggcaagttccgagccttgtgggctgagttggagatgctgaggccatgtactgtggaccctagcatacttaaagaccggagagaagaagacaaggtgtttgccttactcctcaccatgaaccccggttacaatgacctcattaaacacttgctgagggccgagaagctactgttaacttgaagaaaagaaatggagtgggagaagaagtatggaggagtttgggtttggtgcaaagatagggcaagtCTTACAGAGATTGCCTATCAAGCTTTAGGAGTGTCTAAAGAGCTCAAGAAGTGTCTTAAGggctgtgcaaagatagggccaagtccaggagggacttagaagcATGTTTGAGAGTGAATGGTTaagtgtgcaaagatagggtgaGGTCAGTACGGATTTGGTACGGACGTGTACGGActgtacggatccgtacggaccaGTTCAACCCAACATTGCATAACTTGACCATTTAAGAAGAAATGAAGTTGGTGCAAAAATAGGGCGCAAGGCACAAGTCCGGACATGATCAGAATGTATCAGGAAGGCTGTGTGCAAAGTCAGGGACTTAGAAACCTTATCTGATCATATGGCATCAAATGGGAATCAAAGAGATGCCATGTGATGGTCTTGGGCGAGTTTGAAATAGGCCAGGCTGTCTTTGGCTGTAAAGAGAAAGGCAGCCTTGACTATGTATGTGGACTGATCTATGGACAGATACAAAGGAGCCTAAGAAGAACCAATCAAAGACCAAGCTTCAGTTTGAATTAAAGTAGGCGCCAGCCTCCTTTACACTATTGAGAGATCACTTTGCAACAAGACAGACTCAATCCACACCATCCATTTATCTCAAGTTATTTCTATCCATTAGATTAAGGGTTTATGTAATTGCAAAGTGTAAAGCCTATATAAAGGCTGTGTTATGGCGATTTGTAAACTCCAAGGGAGTAAGGGGGAGTTCCCCTCTCCACTTCATAATCtcaagtctttgattctctattctctagtctggttacttaatctctctgtctcttaatctctgttctctaatctcttaatcacacacctaaacaaactcctaatctatctatcttaatccgcaaactctctctcttatctccccattgaggattcatcaaacacaaacctgtttactcttataaaaatctcatggtatcagagcctggttcatcagaacctgagctGTAGCTTCCGCATATCACTTGCTCTCATCTCAGCTCAAACCAAACCCTTGAAGACATGTTCATGCGATTTCACTTTcttgtgagaagaagaagaagaagattgaagcCATGGAGTGTCCTCCTTGTCTCTCAAGCTGTTCCTGTCAGTACCAGATGGAGTGATTCGTTGGAAGCAAGGGAGGATGGAGAGGCGTCATGAACCTCAAGCCAAAACTCCTTGTCCAAGTGTACTTGCATCCGAGTTACAAGAAAGAAGATCACTTGATGTTGGCGGCTTGGTGtatgaagaaaggaggggtcttgtGAGTGAGATGTTcaagatggtggccatgaactgaaggagaaggaggtggGTGACGATCCAGACTCCAAAGACCCAACAAAGTCATGGCCGGTTCATCATGGAGGTTAAAGGAACCAATCTGGTTCCTTGAGTAAGCTATCCTTGAAACCATCTTGATATTGAGCTTGTGTGTTGATTAACAGGTTGTGATGTTGTGATGGTTTGAAGGCCGGATGGTTTGAAGATTGCTAAGTGAGGATTGCATCTTAAACCAGTCCTAAGCCATTGTTGAGGTGTTTTGCGGTTGAGAAGTGTCTTTAAAAATTGctagagagttgtttaaaagtgCTTAGCCTGATTCTAAGTGTTGTGTATTGCTAGGGTGATAGATTTAAATCTTTCCAGCATGCATTCATGAAATAGAATTGTTTTAAGGCTGAAGCATGGTGTGTGATTTCTATGCAAAGCTCCGGTTCATAGTGATGCATTGCATTCATGTATTGAAGCCGAGAAGCTGTTGCATATTAATCTTGTCTGCCTTAGGTTGATACACTTGGATTCATAGCCAAGATGTAGGTAAGGCAGAGTTTAAAAATTGCATAAGTAGCTTGCATTGATTCTAGTGTGATCTTGCGTGTACTTGTGATATAGCTTGCAATGATATGAACTTGCTAATGCTTGTTTCAATCATATGCAAAGCTTGAGACAGTGTGGAGATcaaacttgatgattagtcaaggtttgatctcatattgtgtttcttatctttgctggagtttagtgatgtttcaggtttcacAAGAAGTGTTCTTGGTTCACTATCCATCCgggtgaaagaggaagaagcagtTGCCATTGGGGTTCAATGGAGAAGGGTTATGAGAGTGGTGATGCGCCACTGATGCTTGAAGCCACTGAAGCTCACTTGCAAGCTTGGATCCCAAATCAaatccaagcttgaggaggggagttaagtgaGCTATCAAGCGGTTCAAGAGGTCCATTGCaagctgaagaagaagccatCAGGGTTTGGGCAGTGGCGTGCCTAAGCAAGAGAGTGTTCAGAGCACTCTTGGCTGTGAGAAGTGATGGAGACTACTCTATCAAGTACAGCTTCTAGTGTGAGCTGACTGAAGAGAGctgaagcttccacaagcattcCATGAAGGTGGCGAGTTCAAGAAGTATGCAATGGAGTGATTGATCAGATCATGAagctatccttccaagcttgacttgttccacatggtcaagcttgagggggagtgttgaagcttacatgatctgagagtacttggtggttattcaagaagaggagcagatcagttatgaagcacaaTGAAGGATGTGGAGGCAATCTCCAATGCGGTCTCTAGAGTGAGATGGTTGGTATCACAGACTGAAGCATCTTATCATGAAGGCTTTAGTATCTTGGTGgtgactcaagaagaagaagcaaccaagactcagcttgtatctatcaaggaagatcagagagtccgagcacttgatcacaacaagaaggttgtgagaaagggggagagaccgagatctgtctaaagaagagtacaagatatgttggtgatgagcaagggaagaggtgatcaaccttgcatcacatgagggccatgatccagagtctttgtgtcccttacattgttggtaaggcacaaagactcactggccaatccccaggccttggagactttactctttttccctcatcaaggttttgtcccaaagggttttccttggtgaggtttttaatgaggaagttcttcaaggttccaagcttgacttaggatcactaaagtcaagcttgagggggagtgttaacttgaagaaaagaaatggagtgggagaagaagtatggaggagtttgggtttggtgcaaagatagggcaagtCTTACAGAGATTGCCTATCAAGCTTTAGGAGTGTCTAAAGAGCTCAAGAAGTGTCTTAAGggctgtgcaaagatagggccaagtccaggagggacttagaagcATGTTTGAGAGTGAATGGTTaagtgtgcaaagatagggtgaGGTCAGTACGGATTTGGTACGGACGTGTACGGActgtacggatccgtacggaccaGTTCAACCCAACATTGCATAACTTGACCATTTAAGAAGAAATGAAGTTGGTGCAAAAATAGGGCGCAAGGCACAAGTCCGGACATGATCAGAATGTATCAGGAAGGCTGTGTGCAAAGTCAGGGACTTAGAAACCTTATCTGATCATATGGCATCAAATGGGAATCAAAGAGATGCCATGTGATGGTCTTGGGCGAGTTTGAAATAGGCCAGGCTGTCTTTGGCTGTAAAGAGAAAGGCAGCCTTGACTATGTATGTGGACTGATCTATGGACAGATACAAAGGAGCCTAAGAAGAACCAATCAAAGACCAAGCTTCAGTTTGAATTAAAGTAGGCGCCAGCCTCCTTTACACTATTGAGAGATCACTTTGCAACAAGACAGACTCAATCCACACCATCCATTTATCTCAAGTTATTTCTATCCATTAGATTAAGGGTTTATGTAATTGCAAAGTGTAAAGCCTATATAAAGGCTGTGTTATGGCGATTTGTAAACTCCAAGGGAGTAAGGGGGAGTTCCCCTCTCCACTTCATAATCtcaagtctttgattctctattctctagtctggttacttaatctctctgtctcttaatctctgttctctaatctcttaatcacacacctaaacaaactcctaatctatctatcttaatccgcaaactctctctcttatctccccattgaggattcatcaaacacaaacctgtttactcttataaaaatctcagctaccaaccttggaagaagtatgctctcaaatccagaaggaacaagggtcggttggactctttggaggcaaaggagagcttgtgttggtgaaccaagctgaaggcacagcaaacaaggggcagtacaagccggaggacaagaaagtgtgggtttgtgaccattgcaagaagaaagggcatggcaaggacaagtgctggattctccaccctcacctcaagccactgaagttcaggactcctctcaatgatgcaagagccaactactctggtgagatgggtgaACCAAGAACTCCAAACCCCACACGAGCCATTTCAAACACCAATCCAGCTGGTGAAGGCAAAGCGCTTGTATCAAGCAACTCCAGTACCTTGAGAATCACTCCTGATGATACCATCAAGagatctgacattgaggctctcatcagggccctcaaggaccactctggtaacacctttggtacctctttacatGCTACTAGTATTGACTATTCCTTGAATGCGATTACTAGCTCTAAAATGAACaaacctttagtgattgattcatgggctagtcatcatatgataagtgatctagggttgattaaaaatattgttcctgccctaggaaatgtttgtgtagctaatggagagttggttccaattaaaggggtgggtgatcttaggatatttgaaaaagactctaaagccttttatatgcctagtttcacttcCAACTTGTAATCAGTAAAAAGggttgccactgatttaaattgccatgttaccttcactcctaatgatgttttgtttcaggatattgaaactagtaggttgcttggcaaaggtataaccaagggagacttgtacttgcttgaagacactaagcttgcttccgatttatctcttgctttaaattcatgttttaatttccctaaagatgtaatgtggcatgctagattaggtcatcctcactctcgtgccttgaacatcatgttgcctagtatttcttttcaaaaagattgtgaagcttgtatcttaggaaaacattgtaaaactgtgtttcctaaatcgagtactatctatgaatgtgcctttgatttaattcactctgatgtttggactgcaccatgcgcatctagggagtttcataaatactttgtgacattcatagatgagaaaaccaagtatacttggatcaccttgcttaaatcaaaggatagggtgttagatgctGTTGAAATGGGTTAAGAAGAAAGTAATGAGGGATACTTATGAGTTTGAGAAAGAGTGAGGAGAAATGAGACTTGTGCATTATTAGGGATGGTACGGACTAGTACGGATCTGTACGGACTAGTACGGACCATCCCGAGTCAAGACTTCATTTGATCACTCTTGATGCATATTGAggttgtgcaaagatagggcaggAAGTGTACGGACATGGTAAATCCGTACAGCTAAGTTACCGAGTGGTTAGTATGAAATGGAGAAGTAACCAAGTAAAGAGAAGTCTTGGAATCAAAGAGAGGGTTTGGTATAGGATCAGACCGTTACAAGAGTAAAGGGATGGCGCGCCTTTGtcacagctttggacaggctgtaaagcaaGGCCAAAGCGTGTGATGCATATGGTCCGCTCATTCAAATAGAGAGACTCCAACCATgctgacttcacatgcttagtatagtagcttttactttgcgcaaacccttgtatcctctcatataaatatgtaaccTCATTGCTTAATAAGAATAATCACgatttgcaactctctctctctagttcacaatgttcttcatgttcttcatacacctttacccttaaactcatctcgattcactttatctactcaatactactaaaaatatcatggtatcagagccaggttggctttggtattgagttcgtggtctcttcatcttcatttcttcttgttctcttttttttgttttattcaaaatcatccaagctttgttcttgttcttcgcgggttcataaagtttcaagcttttAGTGTTCTTCACGGTGGGGTTCTTAGAGATTCAAACTCTGGTGTGTTCTTCGCGGTGGTGTTCCTTAAAGCTTCAGACTTTTGTTGGTGTTCTTCGCGAGTTGATTCAAGATCCAAACTTGGTGGTGTTCTTCGCGGGAAAAGTAAAGGTTCAAACTTTGGTGGTTGTTCTTCGCGGgaaaagtaaagattcaaactttggaGTGTTCTTCACGGTTTGTCACTTAGAGTTATACA
The sequence above is a segment of the Raphanus sativus cultivar WK10039 unplaced genomic scaffold, ASM80110v3 Scaffold0078, whole genome shotgun sequence genome. Coding sequences within it:
- the LOC130501002 gene encoding LOW QUALITY PROTEIN: uncharacterized protein LOC130501002 (The sequence of the model RefSeq protein was modified relative to this genomic sequence to represent the inferred CDS: substituted 1 base at 1 genomic stop codon), which codes for MDQHADQDEEFQLAKEDDALVISNGPITRSKAKKLKEAIGGLIKKCLMHEESLEGSLILQDALGAMGSEDDEATLMRRNKLLQEAITKDILAAMEKLLEDKLDQRLSDRQDQNAEQRREPRINRHGRREHAGSEETDNFYERSSYSSGSRHSSRRSRHDHEGRRHRRNELSGLKLKIPPFHGKADPDAYLEWEKKIELVFNCQHYSEIKKVQVAATEFNDYALSWWDQLVTNKRRNGEFPIETWAEMKSLMRRRFVPSHYHRDLHQKLRLLTQGSKSVEEYYQEMELLMLRAKVSEDSEATMARFLGGLNREIQDRVEMQHYLEIEEMLHKAILVEQQVKRRSHARGSYSSSRYQTSKEDKPSYQKEDKPQPKEESKPSSIYSKDKGKAEATSSRARDVKCFKCQGRGHYANECTNKRVMVLLENGEYESEDERPETEQESSEAEYEEKPVHGRLLVARRTLSLQNKPEELEQRENLFYTRCMVQGKVCSLIIDGGSCVNVASETMVKKLSLKTQKHPRPYRLQWLNEEGEMKVSTQVSIPLSIGRYEDEILCDVIPMEASHILLGRPWQFDRRDYQDVFPEDSPTGLPPIRGIEHQIDFVPGSTLPNRPAYRTNPVETKELQRQVEELMEKGHIRESMSPCAVPVLLVPKKDGSWRFIVSADGVKVDPEKVKAIREWPIPKTVSEVRSFHGLAGFYRRFVRDFSTIAAPLTEVIKKDIGFKWGDTQEAAFQCLKEKLTNAPLLILPDFNKTFEIECDASGIGIGAVLMQEKRPIAYFSEKLGGAILNYATYDKELYALVRALQSWQHYLWPKEFVIHTDHESLKYLKGQNKLSKRHARWVEFIETFPYVIKYKQGKENIVADALSRRHNGFLFYDNRLCVPNCSLRELFVRESHGGSLMGHFGVTKTLKTLQDHFFWPRMKRDVERICERCATCKQAKSKVQSHGLYTPLPIPYHPWNDISMDFIVGLPRTRTGKDSIFVVVDRFSKMAHFIACHKTDDALHVANLFFKEIVRIHGMPRTIVSDRDTKFLSYFWKTLWSKLGTKLLFSTTCHPQTDGQTEVVNRTLGTLLRAFIKKNLKSWEDHLPHCEFAYNHAVKWVXSSASKFSPFEIVYGFNPTSPLDLIPLPELGDQVWVHLRKERFPNERKSKLMPRIDGPFEIIKKISNNAYKLDLKGKYDVSNSFNVSDLIPFIADEFDLRTNPFQEGGDDMIMDQHADQDEEFQLAKEDDALVISNGPITRSKAKKLKEAIGGLIKKCLMHEESLEGSLILQDALVTIQAISPS